One window of uncultured Methanobrevibacter sp. genomic DNA carries:
- a CDS encoding phage holin family protein: protein MEIINGKQIPKRSLKRSLIVFIGNVIGLYLISYLELGVEISHSGDIMLLVIFISLVNALLWPILTRIAMPFLVLTFGVGTLILNGLLLQIFAPMFGIQIKGAALILAPIGMAAVTTILSSLITINDDSSYYRAVFNDAEKKRKSDVKDYPGVIIVEIDGLAYEVLREAVERGDMPTMKEMIEGNDYNLRMWETDLSSQTGASQAGILHGNNEGIVAFRWIEKSNGNQMMQCSGITKVPELEKRISNGDGLLVDNGASRSNLFSGDTDNVIFTFSKIMDFGKLYNKAWYSVFSNPSNFARIIALFLADIVREIWSQITHSIRNVRPRIKRGIMYIPTRAATNVFMREINTSTLIGDMMVGDVDVAYSTYLGYDEIAHHSGVRDSDAWIALRQMDEQIRHLTEANRYCPRDYQFVIQSDHGQTNGATFTQRYGQTFEDFVKSLLPEDMTVFAKMTSNDDHFVADYTPFARKEKKIEKEKKEAQELSDSEVIVLASGNLAMIYLTQWSKRLTYEELNGYFPELIPGIVNNEYVGFILVKSQEHGDLAIGKNGTYYLDSGEIDGENPLEGFGDNIVRHLKRTSSFEHTPDILVNSFYDEEADEVCAFEELVGSHGGAGGDQSKPFILYPSSWKVSDDDIVGAENIYKLLKENLAELKKINK, encoded by the coding sequence ATGGAAATTATTAATGGAAAACAAATTCCTAAAAGGAGTCTGAAAAGAAGTTTAATTGTATTTATTGGAAATGTCATAGGATTATATCTGATAAGCTATTTGGAACTGGGTGTTGAAATCAGCCACTCTGGTGACATAATGCTTTTAGTGATATTTATCAGTTTAGTTAATGCATTGCTCTGGCCAATTCTAACAAGAATAGCCATGCCGTTTCTGGTTTTAACATTTGGTGTAGGAACATTAATTCTGAATGGGTTGCTTCTTCAGATTTTTGCACCAATGTTTGGAATTCAAATTAAGGGGGCTGCACTGATTCTTGCACCAATAGGAATGGCTGCCGTTACTACCATACTGTCTTCATTAATAACAATCAATGATGACAGTTCATATTATCGTGCTGTTTTTAATGATGCGGAAAAGAAAAGAAAAAGTGACGTCAAGGATTATCCGGGAGTGATAATTGTTGAAATTGACGGGCTTGCCTATGAAGTTTTACGTGAAGCGGTCGAAAGAGGGGACATGCCTACCATGAAAGAAATGATTGAGGGCAATGATTACAATCTTAGAATGTGGGAAACAGATCTCTCTTCCCAAACCGGTGCAAGCCAGGCGGGAATTCTTCATGGAAACAATGAGGGCATTGTTGCATTCAGATGGATAGAAAAAAGCAACGGCAATCAGATGATGCAATGTTCAGGAATCACTAAAGTGCCGGAATTGGAAAAGAGGATTTCAAATGGAGACGGATTGCTCGTGGATAATGGGGCAAGCAGATCCAATTTGTTCTCAGGGGATACTGACAATGTGATATTTACATTCAGTAAGATTATGGACTTTGGGAAACTTTACAATAAGGCATGGTATTCAGTATTTTCAAATCCGAGCAATTTTGCACGTATAATTGCCTTGTTTCTTGCAGATATTGTACGTGAAATCTGGTCACAAATCACACATTCAATAAGAAACGTCAGGCCAAGAATAAAACGTGGAATAATGTACATTCCAACAAGGGCAGCTACAAATGTCTTTATGAGGGAAATCAACACTTCCACATTGATTGGGGATATGATGGTAGGGGATGTTGATGTTGCATACTCAACATACCTTGGTTATGATGAAATAGCGCACCACTCCGGAGTCCGGGACAGTGACGCATGGATTGCCTTAAGGCAAATGGACGAGCAAATCAGGCACCTGACCGAAGCAAACAGGTATTGTCCTAGGGACTATCAATTTGTGATTCAATCAGACCACGGTCAGACAAACGGTGCCACATTCACCCAAAGATACGGTCAGACCTTTGAGGACTTTGTCAAATCACTGTTGCCGGAAGATATGACTGTGTTTGCAAAAATGACTTCAAATGATGACCACTTCGTAGCGGACTATACTCCATTTGCAAGAAAAGAGAAAAAAATTGAAAAAGAGAAAAAAGAGGCACAGGAATTAAGTGACTCTGAAGTAATTGTTCTGGCTTCAGGTAACCTTGCAATGATTTATCTGACCCAATGGAGTAAAAGACTCACATATGAGGAACTTAACGGTTATTTCCCTGAACTGATTCCGGGAATCGTTAACAATGAGTATGTTGGTTTTATTTTGGTCAAATCCCAGGAACATGGGGACCTGGCTATAGGTAAAAATGGAACATACTATCTTGACAGTGGTGAAATTGATGGTGAAAATCCTCTTGAAGGATTTGGGGACAACATCGTCAGACATTTAAAAAGAACCAGCTCCTTTGAACATACACCGGACATCCTGGTTAACAGTTTCTATGATGAGGAAGCTGATGAGGTGTGTGCATTTGAGGAATTGGTCGGAAGCCATGGTGGAGCCGGTGGAGACCAGTCCAAACCGTTCATTTTGTACCCTTCAAGCTGGAAGGTCAGTGATGATGATATTGTCGGTGCGGAAAATATCTATAAACTGTTAAAAGAGAATTTAGCAGAATTAAAAAAAATAAATAAATAA
- a CDS encoding class I SAM-dependent methyltransferase translates to MEIPLYFYIAYEGLDRLSPGSEDTTLEALDRTDFNVDEELNMLDIACGVGSSTILLANRFKNSTVEGFDLFKHYKDSLDEKIKENNLQDRVFAYEMDMNDPDFANEEFDLVFCEAGIEIIGFEKGLIEWKRLLKSNGYMIVSDISWLKKPSAESRNFWKNIYSEVDTIENKIEVIEKSGYEFIDYVIVPKNDWNNYYNKLEKNLNQLSSDKSANDFVKQLRKEISFYRNNNEDYSYVFYVMRKD, encoded by the coding sequence ATGGAAATACCGCTATATTTTTACATCGCTTATGAGGGTTTGGACAGACTGTCTCCTGGAAGTGAAGATACGACGCTTGAAGCATTGGATAGAACTGATTTTAATGTTGATGAAGAATTGAACATGTTGGACATTGCCTGTGGTGTAGGTTCATCAACAATACTTTTGGCAAATCGCTTTAAAAATTCAACTGTTGAAGGATTTGACCTGTTCAAACATTATAAGGATAGTTTGGATGAAAAAATCAAGGAAAACAATTTGCAGGACAGGGTATTTGCTTATGAAATGGATATGAATGACCCTGATTTTGCCAATGAGGAATTTGATTTGGTTTTTTGTGAAGCGGGAATTGAAATAATCGGTTTTGAGAAAGGTTTGATTGAGTGGAAAAGACTTTTAAAGTCTAATGGTTATATGATAGTTTCTGATATTTCCTGGCTTAAAAAACCGTCTGCTGAAAGTAGGAACTTTTGGAAAAACATCTACTCTGAAGTGGATACTATTGAAAATAAAATTGAAGTGATTGAAAAGTCTGGTTATGAGTTCATTGATTATGTAATTGTTCCAAAAAATGATTGGAATAATTATTATAATAAATTGGAGAAAAATTTGAATCAGTTAAGTTCAGATAAATCAGCTAATGATTTTGTCAAGCAATTGCGAAAGGAAATAAGTTTCTATAGGAATAATAATGAAGATTACAGTTATGTGTTTTATGTGATGAGGAAGGATTAA
- a CDS encoding DUF4013 domain-containing protein, whose product MDIIEIIKDSFVFPSTDIKTLLIYVVLSVVAAAFCIFGTIMYAMGIAVPELFMWGGIAIVISLLIGWVLSGYLITVIKSGIEMDENVPQFVWWDNFITGFDSFIVAIVYFLIPAFIVVVVGYLSHIFENLAIIAHEISSQAWLTYLGSTIVITDALSHALVNLLIGLTFTLTVAVVVFVIFSFIQCMAEARLANTGSLGEALNVFEAAKDIKRIGILKVVAVIILVIIIVGIVGAVLSAITNLVPILSILSVFVTPYMAIFAQRAVGLLYSDIA is encoded by the coding sequence ATGGATATAATAGAAATAATTAAGGACTCCTTTGTATTTCCATCAACCGATATAAAGACACTTTTAATTTATGTCGTGTTATCTGTGGTGGCAGCGGCATTTTGTATTTTTGGAACAATAATGTATGCAATGGGAATTGCTGTTCCTGAGCTTTTCATGTGGGGTGGAATTGCGATTGTGATTTCACTGTTAATCGGATGGGTACTGTCAGGTTATCTGATAACCGTCATCAAGTCAGGTATTGAAATGGATGAAAATGTTCCCCAATTCGTATGGTGGGATAATTTCATCACAGGTTTTGACAGTTTCATTGTTGCAATCGTCTATTTTTTAATTCCGGCTTTCATTGTTGTGGTTGTGGGTTATCTTTCACACATTTTCGAAAACCTAGCAATAATTGCACATGAAATCAGTTCACAAGCATGGTTAACTTATTTAGGATCTACAATTGTCATAACCGATGCATTATCACATGCACTTGTAAATCTGTTGATTGGTTTAACATTCACTTTAACTGTTGCAGTGGTGGTATTTGTAATCTTTTCATTCATCCAATGCATGGCTGAAGCAAGATTGGCTAATACAGGCAGTTTAGGTGAAGCATTAAACGTTTTCGAAGCTGCAAAAGACATAAAAAGAATTGGTATACTTAAAGTAGTAGCAGTGATCATATTGGTCATTATAATTGTCGGAATCGTTGGTGCTGTTTTATCAGCTATCACTAACCTTGTACCGATTTTATCAATTCTTTCAGTTTTCGTAACACCATACATGGCAATCTTTGCTCAAAGAGCCGTTGGATTGTTATATTCTGATATAGCTTAA
- a CDS encoding MFS transporter produces MNKTIKEHSWIPLILVACASFIITLDSTFMNVSISQVVADLNTNVSTIQLIMSFYTLITAAFMLLSAKLQDIVGKKRLFLIGAVLYGIGTTIAAISTSDTMLFIGWAVIEGLAGALMTPATVSIISGTYSGERRTFALAIESVMVALSAAVGPIFGGIMTTFLSWRYGFACELIIVVFILAMQNKIPNFEPTESKDDLDIAGTIISFIGLVLFVLGVLMLSDYNTTIVIILGLIVLAIFVLFEIRRKRNGKVPLLDMDLFKDKNLRVGSAIILLSYIVMGGGLFAVSVFLQTVLKLNAFDTGLTTLPLTVGLLIFAMAAPSLTSKLNHKTIMAIGSIISIIGCLFLLNEFYLETTMLELMPGMFILGAGLGFIMSLSTDISLTNIPEESQNNASGITTTGQTLGESMGTAIIGIILVLGVIGGIIDAIDTYAPEHIDDVQLYDDIYEDFQKVGNVDDLKAYNSTVVHAADLIVQNAMGFVMVVTTAMMGIILALTFRLDERKIQ; encoded by the coding sequence ATGAATAAAACTATTAAGGAACACTCATGGATTCCACTAATACTGGTGGCCTGTGCTTCATTCATTATAACATTGGACAGCACATTCATGAACGTTAGTATCTCTCAGGTTGTTGCTGATTTGAATACTAATGTCAGCACTATTCAGCTGATAATGTCCTTTTATACCCTCATCACTGCCGCATTCATGCTTTTAAGTGCAAAGCTTCAGGACATAGTCGGTAAAAAGAGACTGTTTTTAATCGGTGCCGTACTTTATGGTATAGGCACAACCATTGCCGCAATAAGTACAAGTGACACAATGCTGTTTATAGGATGGGCGGTGATAGAAGGTCTTGCGGGAGCATTAATGACCCCTGCCACAGTTTCCATTATAAGCGGAACATATTCTGGTGAAAGACGTACATTTGCTTTGGCAATTGAAAGTGTGATGGTTGCACTTTCAGCGGCTGTCGGTCCGATTTTCGGCGGAATCATGACAACATTTCTATCCTGGAGGTACGGATTTGCATGTGAATTAATCATCGTCGTATTTATTTTAGCAATGCAAAATAAAATACCTAACTTCGAACCTACCGAATCCAAAGACGATTTGGATATTGCCGGAACTATAATATCATTCATAGGTCTTGTCTTATTTGTTTTAGGTGTTTTAATGCTGAGTGATTATAATACTACTATTGTAATTATTTTGGGCTTAATTGTATTGGCAATCTTTGTACTGTTTGAAATCAGAAGAAAAAGAAACGGCAAAGTGCCATTGCTTGACATGGACTTATTCAAAGACAAAAACTTACGTGTAGGATCCGCCATTATACTATTATCTTATATTGTGATGGGAGGAGGTTTGTTTGCGGTTTCCGTGTTTTTACAAACCGTTTTAAAATTAAATGCATTCGATACCGGTTTGACCACACTCCCGTTGACCGTCGGTTTGCTTATTTTTGCAATGGCCGCTCCAAGTTTGACCTCAAAATTGAATCATAAGACCATAATGGCAATAGGAAGCATAATATCAATAATAGGATGTTTGTTTTTACTCAATGAATTTTATCTGGAAACAACAATGCTAGAATTAATGCCGGGAATGTTCATACTTGGGGCAGGACTTGGGTTTATAATGTCTTTAAGTACTGACATTTCATTAACCAATATTCCCGAAGAAAGTCAAAACAACGCATCAGGTATTACTACAACAGGCCAGACATTAGGTGAATCAATGGGTACCGCAATTATTGGAATAATCCTAGTTCTTGGAGTTATTGGAGGAATTATTGATGCAATCGATACCTACGCACCCGAACATATAGATGATGTGCAACTGTATGATGACATCTATGAAGATTTCCAAAAAGTTGGAAATGTTGATGACCTAAAAGCATATAATAGCACTGTTGTGCATGCTGCAGACCTCATTGTTCAGAATGCAATGGGATTCGTAATGGTAGTAACGACTGCCATGATGGGAATTATCCTTGCTTTGACATTCAGGCTTGATGAGAGAAAAATTCAATGA
- a CDS encoding DUF308 domain-containing protein encodes MEQNKIAGILSIILGLIFIIFPVISTGLVSILIGVSLVFLGIASLLSGFSAFNVIVGILAIIFGLLFIFNISALSFLLGIQFYIIGIIIVLLGISGLFTSGSSKILSIFIIILGIVPFILGALSLATPLFAAILIGITLIVEGISLYIAE; translated from the coding sequence ATGGAACAAAATAAAATCGCAGGAATATTATCCATAATTTTAGGATTAATTTTTATAATTTTCCCTGTTATTAGTACCGGATTAGTTTCCATACTGATTGGAGTAAGTTTAGTATTCTTAGGAATAGCATCCTTATTATCCGGATTTTCAGCATTTAATGTTATTGTTGGAATTCTTGCTATCATATTTGGATTATTATTTATATTCAACATCAGCGCATTATCATTCCTATTAGGAATACAGTTCTATATCATTGGAATTATTATTGTGTTATTAGGTATTTCAGGTCTGTTTACAAGCGGCTCATCAAAAATCCTTTCAATATTTATAATAATCTTAGGTATTGTGCCATTCATCCTTGGAGCATTATCATTAGCTACTCCATTATTCGCAGCAATACTAATAGGTATAACTTTAATAGTTGAAGGTATAAGCTTATACATTGCAGAATAA
- a CDS encoding carbon starvation protein A — MYSFLICFLALIASYFIYGKFIERISGVDETRQTPAYKLQDGVDYMPMPKIKSFLVHFLNIAGLGPIFGAIQGALFGPAAFVWITLGTIFIGSVHDFFSGYLSLRNDGLTLPNIISKYLGSKVQKFMAVVIIITGILVAATFAKGAAELLNSLTNINVLLLTAIIFLYFLIATVFPVDKIIGKIYPVFGALLLIMIIMMTGALILNPAYTIPEFTTQGLYLTDKSIFPYLFVTIACGAISGFHASQSPIVARCIENELDARPVFFGSMVLEGLVALCWAAIAMAFFHGQPQLAAIYSATPSVAVYEMAQTLVGPIGLVLTIIGIVICPITSGDTSLRSSRITIADELHLNHEKLISRLKTAIPLFLISFALTFIDFSLIWRYFAWSQLIVAMIVLYAASVYLIQKEKPYIIALLPATVCTLIAFGYILQAPEGLRLPSMIANVISVILTAIVTAAFLKKYK, encoded by the coding sequence ATGTACAGTTTTTTAATATGTTTTTTAGCATTGATTGCATCATATTTCATTTATGGGAAATTTATTGAAAGGATCAGTGGTGTTGATGAAACCCGCCAAACACCTGCATATAAACTGCAGGATGGCGTCGATTATATGCCAATGCCCAAAATTAAGAGTTTTTTAGTCCATTTCTTAAATATTGCAGGTTTGGGACCGATATTTGGAGCAATTCAAGGTGCACTGTTTGGCCCTGCCGCTTTCGTATGGATCACATTAGGTACAATATTCATTGGTTCTGTCCATGATTTCTTCTCAGGATACCTGTCCCTCAGAAATGACGGATTAACACTGCCGAACATTATTTCAAAGTATTTGGGAAGTAAAGTCCAAAAGTTCATGGCAGTTGTCATCATAATTACAGGAATTCTTGTTGCGGCAACATTTGCAAAAGGAGCTGCGGAGTTACTTAACAGTTTAACCAATATCAACGTACTCCTATTGACAGCAATAATATTCCTTTATTTCCTGATTGCAACAGTATTTCCGGTTGATAAAATAATTGGAAAGATATATCCTGTTTTTGGAGCGTTACTACTGATTATGATAATAATGATGACAGGAGCATTGATTTTAAATCCCGCATACACCATCCCAGAGTTTACAACACAAGGACTGTACCTAACTGATAAAAGCATTTTCCCGTATCTATTTGTAACCATTGCATGCGGAGCCATTTCAGGTTTTCATGCATCCCAGTCACCGATTGTTGCAAGATGCATTGAAAATGAATTGGATGCCCGACCGGTGTTTTTCGGTTCAATGGTTCTGGAAGGTCTTGTTGCACTCTGTTGGGCGGCAATTGCAATGGCATTCTTCCACGGTCAGCCACAGCTGGCAGCAATATATAGTGCCACACCTTCAGTGGCCGTCTATGAAATGGCACAAACATTAGTCGGACCAATAGGTTTGGTTTTAACAATAATTGGAATAGTTATCTGTCCAATTACATCAGGAGACACTTCACTTAGAAGCTCAAGAATAACTATTGCCGATGAACTCCATCTTAATCATGAAAAACTTATTTCAAGACTGAAAACAGCAATTCCGTTATTTTTAATTTCCTTTGCTTTGACTTTTATTGATTTCAGTTTGATCTGGAGATATTTTGCATGGTCTCAACTGATAGTGGCGATGATAGTATTATATGCTGCAAGCGTTTATTTAATCCAAAAAGAAAAACCATACATTATTGCATTACTTCCAGCAACTGTTTGTACATTAATTGCATTTGGATACATACTGCAGGCACCTGAAGGCTTAAGACTGCCTTCAATGATTGCTAATGTGATATCCGTTATTTTAACTGCCATTGTTACGGCAGCATTTCTCAAAAAATATAAATAA
- a CDS encoding aldo/keto reductase, with product MQYTRLGNSNLKVSRICMGCMGFGDPNNGMHTWTLPEEESIEIINKGLDNGINFFDTAIGYQNGTSEQYVGRAIRENAARDEIVVATKFLPRSEEDIKNNVTGQQHIHNMVDKSLSNLGLDYIDLYIYHMWDYNTPLYDILEGLNEVIEEGKVKYIGISNCFAWQLAKANALADSEGFSRFVSIQGHYNLIFREEEREMIPLCQADNIATTPYSALASGRLSRMPGSESKRLKEDFYADLKYKSSESQDLEIIKRVNELANDYDVSMTEVSLSWLLTKVTSPIVGATKPHHVEGAVNSVELTLTSDDIAYLEEPYVAHDLVGVMADNKVSASDNEKVWAKHTKNKI from the coding sequence ATGCAATATACAAGACTTGGAAACTCAAATTTGAAAGTTAGTAGGATATGTATGGGATGTATGGGATTTGGTGATCCGAATAACGGAATGCACACCTGGACATTGCCTGAAGAGGAATCAATCGAAATTATCAATAAAGGACTGGATAACGGAATAAACTTCTTTGATACAGCAATCGGTTATCAGAATGGAACATCCGAACAGTATGTTGGCCGTGCCATACGTGAAAATGCAGCAAGGGATGAGATAGTTGTTGCAACTAAGTTTTTACCACGTTCAGAAGAGGACATTAAGAATAATGTCACCGGACAGCAGCATATTCACAACATGGTTGATAAAAGCCTAAGCAATTTGGGATTGGATTATATTGATCTGTATATCTATCATATGTGGGATTATAACACTCCATTGTATGATATTTTAGAGGGTCTCAATGAAGTGATTGAAGAGGGCAAGGTCAAATATATAGGCATTTCCAATTGTTTTGCATGGCAACTTGCAAAGGCTAATGCTTTGGCTGACAGTGAAGGCTTTTCCAGATTCGTATCCATTCAGGGTCATTATAATCTGATTTTCAGGGAAGAGGAACGTGAAATGATTCCATTATGTCAGGCGGACAATATTGCAACAACCCCATATAGTGCACTTGCATCAGGCAGATTATCAAGGATGCCTGGAAGTGAGTCTAAAAGATTAAAAGAAGATTTTTATGCTGATTTAAAATATAAATCAAGTGAATCTCAGGATTTGGAAATTATCAAAAGGGTTAATGAATTGGCCAATGATTATGACGTGTCAATGACTGAAGTTTCGCTTTCATGGTTACTTACAAAGGTCACCTCTCCAATTGTTGGGGCAACAAAACCCCATCATGTTGAAGGTGCTGTGAATTCAGTAGAATTGACATTAACCAGTGATGATATTGCCTACCTTGAGGAACCTTATGTTGCACATGATCTGGTCGGTGTGATGGCTGATAACAAGGTTTCTGCAAGTGACAACGAAAAGGTTTGGGCAAAGCATACAAAAAATAAGATTTAA
- a CDS encoding MFS transporter has protein sequence MNETVKENSWLPLIVIALASFIIALDATFMNVSISQVVADLNTDVSTIQMTMSFYTLITAAFMLLSAKLQDIVGKKKLFLIGAALYGVGTFTAAVSTSSTMLFIGWAVIEGVAGALMVPATVSLVSGSYSGEKRTVALAIVGVMGAVASAVGPLFGGVMTTFFSWRYGFAVELVVVFLILIFRNRIPDFAPTESRSDLDITGAIISLIGLVLLVLGILSLSKDFNTSIVEIVLAIIILAAFAYFEIRRKRNGQVPLLDIDLFKDRNLRTGTIILLLSYLSMGGALFAVSLYLQSVLQLNAFNTGLITLPMTIGLLIFAILAPSLTSKFSHKVVMAIGCILAIAGCLFLSYQFRLDTTIYNLIPGLFILGSGLGFLMALCTDISLANIPNESQNNASGVNSTGMSLGESMGTAIIGIILILGVMGGVSHAVDVYAPDHSGDDAFKLQVLEQFQKVGNINDVKSDHTVVQIVDMIIQDAMAFVMQITAVIMGIIFILTLRLQNANVKKQ, from the coding sequence ATGAATGAAACTGTTAAGGAAAACTCTTGGCTTCCACTGATAGTGATTGCTTTGGCTTCCTTTATTATAGCTTTGGACGCTACATTCATGAATGTAAGTATTTCTCAGGTTGTTGCTGATTTGAATACTGATGTTAGTACCATTCAAATGACCATGTCATTCTATACTCTTATCACTGCGGCATTCATGCTTTTAAGTGCAAAGCTTCAGGATATTGTAGGTAAAAAGAAGCTGTTCTTAATTGGTGCTGCACTTTATGGTGTTGGTACATTTACAGCTGCAGTAAGTACTAGTTCCACAATGTTATTTATTGGATGGGCAGTAATAGAAGGTGTTGCCGGAGCATTAATGGTGCCTGCTACCGTTTCCCTGGTAAGTGGATCATATTCCGGTGAAAAACGTACTGTTGCTTTGGCGATTGTGGGTGTGATGGGTGCAGTTGCGTCTGCAGTAGGTCCGCTCTTCGGAGGGGTCATGACAACATTTTTCAGTTGGAGATACGGATTTGCGGTAGAATTGGTGGTTGTATTCCTTATTTTGATCTTTAGAAATAGAATACCTGATTTTGCACCTACTGAATCTAGGAGTGATTTGGATATTACTGGTGCTATAATTTCATTAATAGGTCTTGTATTGTTAGTTCTAGGTATTTTATCATTATCCAAAGATTTTAATACAAGTATTGTTGAAATTGTACTGGCAATAATTATATTGGCAGCATTTGCATACTTTGAAATTAGAAGGAAAAGGAATGGTCAAGTGCCATTGCTTGATATTGATTTATTCAAAGACAGAAACTTACGTACTGGAACTATTATTTTGTTATTAAGTTACCTTTCAATGGGAGGGGCATTGTTTGCAGTTTCACTTTATTTACAAAGTGTATTGCAGTTAAATGCTTTCAATACTGGTTTAATCACTCTTCCAATGACTATAGGTCTGCTTATTTTTGCAATTTTGGCTCCAAGTTTAACTAGCAAATTTAGCCATAAGGTTGTTATGGCAATAGGATGTATATTGGCAATCGCCGGTTGTCTGTTTTTAAGCTATCAATTCAGACTGGATACAACAATTTATAATTTAATCCCTGGACTCTTTATATTAGGTTCTGGACTTGGATTCCTCATGGCTTTATGTACTGATATTTCTCTAGCCAATATCCCTAATGAAAGTCAAAACAATGCATCTGGGGTCAATTCAACAGGTATGTCATTGGGTGAATCAATGGGTACAGCAATCATAGGTATTATTCTAATTTTAGGAGTTATGGGTGGTGTTTCCCATGCCGTAGATGTTTATGCACCTGATCACTCAGGAGATGATGCATTCAAATTACAAGTTTTAGAACAGTTCCAAAAAGTGGGCAATATAAACGATGTTAAATCAGATCATACCGTTGTTCAAATTGTAGATATGATTATCCAGGATGCTATGGCTTTTGTAATGCAGATTACAGCCGTCATTATGGGTATTATATTCATTTTAACATTACGGTTGCAGAATGCTAATGTTAAAAAACAATGA